One genomic segment of Motacilla alba alba isolate MOTALB_02 chromosome 1A, Motacilla_alba_V1.0_pri, whole genome shotgun sequence includes these proteins:
- the DNM1L gene encoding dynamin-1-like protein isoform X4, with protein MEALIPVINKLQDVFNTVGADIIQLPQIVVVGTQSSGKSSVLESLVGRDLLPRGTGVVTRRPLILQLVHVSPEDGRKGAGDENEVDAAEWGKFLHTKNKIYTDFDEIRQEIENETERISGNNKGISPEPIHLKIFSSNVVNLTLVDLPGMTKVPVGDQPKDIELQIRELILQFISNPNSIILAVTAANTDMATSEALKIAREVDPDGRRTLAVITKLDLMDAGTDAMDVLMGRVIPVKLGIIGVVNRSQLDINNKKSVADSIRDEYGFLQKKYPSLANRNGTKYLARTLNRLLMHHIRDCLPELKTRINVLAAQYQSLLNSYGEPVEDKSATLLQLITKFATEYCNTIEGTAKYIETSELCGGARICYIFHETFGRTLESVDPLGGLNTIDILTAIRNATGPRPALFVPEVSFELLVKRQIKRLEEPSLRCVELVHEEMQRIIQHCSNYSTQELLRFPKLHDAIVEVVTCLLRRRLPVTNEMVHNLVAIELAYINTKHPDFADACGLMNNNIEEQRRNRLTRELPSAVPRDKNPSVGADAPQESGTGNWRGMLKPSKAEEVSAEEKSKPAAALPASPQKGHAVNLLDVPVPVARKLSAREQRDCEVIERLIKSYFLIVRKNIQDSVPKAVMHFLVNHVKDTLQSELVGQLYKSLLLDDLLTESEDMAQRRKEAADMLKALQRASQIIAEIRETHLW; from the exons ATGGAGGCGCTGATCCCCGTCATCAACAAGCTGCAGGACGTGTTCAACACGGTGGGGGCCGACATCATCCAGCTGCCGCAGATCGTGGTGGTGGGCACGCAG AGCAGTGGAAAAAGTTCTGTGTTGGAAAGTCTTGTGGGGAGGGATCTGCTCCCACGAGGTACTGGAGTTGTCACCCGGAGACCCCTTATTCTGCAGCTGGTGCACGTTTCCCCAGAGGATGGTCGGAAAGGAGCTGGAGATGAAAACG aggtAGATGCTGCAGAATGGGGTAAATTTCTTCATACAAAAAATAAG atCTATACAGATTTTGATGAAATTCGTcaggaaatagaaaatgaaacagagagGATTTCAGGAAACAATAAG GGAATCAGTCCTGAACCCATTCATCTTAAGATTTTTTCATCTAATGTTGTAAATCTGACTCTTGTGGACTTACCTGGAATGACAAAG GTGCCTGTTGGTGATCAGCCTAAAGACATTGAACTTCAAATAAGAGAGCTCATCCTTCAGTTCATCAGCAACCCCAATTCCATTATCCTGGCAGTCACAGCTGCCAACACAGACATGGCCACCTCTGAAGCCCTGAAAATAGCTCGGGAGGTGGATCCAGATG GTCGAAGAACCCTTGCTGTTATCACAAAGCTGGATCTCATGGATGCTGGCACTGATGCTATGGATGTGCTCATGGGAAGAGTGATTCCAGTCAAACTTGGCATCATTGGAGTAGTGAATAG GAGTCAGTTGGATATTAACAATAAGAAGAGTGTGGCTGATTCCATTCGTGATGAGTATGGGTTTCTCCAAAAGAAATATCCTTCCCTTGCCAATCGAAATGGAACCAAGTATCTTGCTAGAACACTGAACAG atTGCTGATGCATCATATCAGGGATTGCTTGCCAGaactgaaaaccagaattaaTGTTTTAGCTGCCCAGTACCAGTCTCTACTGAACAGCTATGGGGAACCTGTTGAAGACAAAAGTGCTACTTTATTGCAGCTGATCACCAAATTTGCCACAGAATATTGTAATACTATTGAAGGAACAGCAAAATACATAGAGACTTCAGAGCT atgTGGTGGAGCCAGAATCTGTTATATTTTTCATGAGACTTTTGGAAGAACTTTAGAATCTGTTGACCCTCTGGGTGGCCTTAACACAATTGACATTCTGACTGCCATTAGAAATGCCACT GGTCCCCGTCCTGCCTTGTTTGTTCCTGAAGTTTCCTTTGAGTTGCTGGTAAAAAGGCAAATCAAACGTTTGGAAGAACCGAGCTTGCGCTGTGTGGAGCTGGTTCATGAGGAAATGCAGAGGATTATCCAGCATTGTAGTAATTACAGTACACAG gAATTACTGAGGTTTCCTAAATTGCATGATGCCATAGTTGAAGTAGTAACCTGTCTTTTGCGTAGGAGACTTCCTGTCACAAATGAAATG GTTCATAATCTGGTGGCCATTGAGTTAGCTTATATCAATACCAAACATCCAGACTTTGCTGATGCCTGTGGGTTAATGAATAACAACATAGAG GAGCAAAGGCGGAACAGGTTAACCCGGGAATTGCCTTCTGCTGTGCCACGAGACAAG AATCCTTCTGTAGGAGCAGATGCGCCTCAGGAGTCTGGAACAGGCAACTGGAGAGGAATGCTGAAACCCTCCAAAGCAGAAGAGGtatcagcagaggaaaaatccaAGCCAGCTGCAGCCCTACCTGCTAGTCCTCAAAAAGGACATGCTGTAAACCTATTAGATGTG cCTGTACCTGTTGCACGCAAACTTTCTGCCCGTGAGCAACGAGATTGTGAAGTGATTGAACGACTTATTAAATCCTACTTCCTTATTGTCAGGAAGAACATTCAGGACAG TGTGCCAAAGGCAGTGATGCATTTTCTGGTGAACCACGTGAAGGACACTCTCCAGAGTGAGCTGGTGGGCCAGCTGTACAAATCCCTGTTGTTGGATGACCTTCTCACAGAGTCTGAGGACATGGCACAGCGCAGGAAAGAGGCAGCTGACATGCTAAAG GCCCTGCAGCGAGCCAGCCAGATCATTGCAGAGATCCGTGAGACACATCTTTGGTGA
- the DNM1L gene encoding dynamin-1-like protein isoform X1 → MEALIPVINKLQDVFNTVGADIIQLPQIVVVGTQSSGKSSVLESLVGRDLLPRGTGVVTRRPLILQLVHVSPEDGRKGAGDENDPATWKNSRHLAKEVDAAEWGKFLHTKNKIYTDFDEIRQEIENETERISGNNKGISPEPIHLKIFSSNVVNLTLVDLPGMTKVPVGDQPKDIELQIRELILQFISNPNSIILAVTAANTDMATSEALKIAREVDPDGRRTLAVITKLDLMDAGTDAMDVLMGRVIPVKLGIIGVVNRSQLDINNKKSVADSIRDEYGFLQKKYPSLANRNGTKYLARTLNRLLMHHIRDCLPELKTRINVLAAQYQSLLNSYGEPVEDKSATLLQLITKFATEYCNTIEGTAKYIETSELCGGARICYIFHETFGRTLESVDPLGGLNTIDILTAIRNATGPRPALFVPEVSFELLVKRQIKRLEEPSLRCVELVHEEMQRIIQHCSNYSTQELLRFPKLHDAIVEVVTCLLRRRLPVTNEMVHNLVAIELAYINTKHPDFADACGLMNNNIEEQRRNRLTRELPSAVPRDKSTKAPGALAPASQETVTAASAEADGKNPSVGADAPQESGTGNWRGMLKPSKAEEVSAEEKSKPAAALPASPQKGHAVNLLDVPVPVARKLSAREQRDCEVIERLIKSYFLIVRKNIQDSVPKAVMHFLVNHVKDTLQSELVGQLYKSLLLDDLLTESEDMAQRRKEAADMLKALQRASQIIAEIRETHLW, encoded by the exons ATGGAGGCGCTGATCCCCGTCATCAACAAGCTGCAGGACGTGTTCAACACGGTGGGGGCCGACATCATCCAGCTGCCGCAGATCGTGGTGGTGGGCACGCAG AGCAGTGGAAAAAGTTCTGTGTTGGAAAGTCTTGTGGGGAGGGATCTGCTCCCACGAGGTACTGGAGTTGTCACCCGGAGACCCCTTATTCTGCAGCTGGTGCACGTTTCCCCAGAGGATGGTCGGAAAGGAGCTGGAGATGAAAACG ACCCTGCTACATGGAAAAATTCAAGACACCTTGCTAAAG aggtAGATGCTGCAGAATGGGGTAAATTTCTTCATACAAAAAATAAG atCTATACAGATTTTGATGAAATTCGTcaggaaatagaaaatgaaacagagagGATTTCAGGAAACAATAAG GGAATCAGTCCTGAACCCATTCATCTTAAGATTTTTTCATCTAATGTTGTAAATCTGACTCTTGTGGACTTACCTGGAATGACAAAG GTGCCTGTTGGTGATCAGCCTAAAGACATTGAACTTCAAATAAGAGAGCTCATCCTTCAGTTCATCAGCAACCCCAATTCCATTATCCTGGCAGTCACAGCTGCCAACACAGACATGGCCACCTCTGAAGCCCTGAAAATAGCTCGGGAGGTGGATCCAGATG GTCGAAGAACCCTTGCTGTTATCACAAAGCTGGATCTCATGGATGCTGGCACTGATGCTATGGATGTGCTCATGGGAAGAGTGATTCCAGTCAAACTTGGCATCATTGGAGTAGTGAATAG GAGTCAGTTGGATATTAACAATAAGAAGAGTGTGGCTGATTCCATTCGTGATGAGTATGGGTTTCTCCAAAAGAAATATCCTTCCCTTGCCAATCGAAATGGAACCAAGTATCTTGCTAGAACACTGAACAG atTGCTGATGCATCATATCAGGGATTGCTTGCCAGaactgaaaaccagaattaaTGTTTTAGCTGCCCAGTACCAGTCTCTACTGAACAGCTATGGGGAACCTGTTGAAGACAAAAGTGCTACTTTATTGCAGCTGATCACCAAATTTGCCACAGAATATTGTAATACTATTGAAGGAACAGCAAAATACATAGAGACTTCAGAGCT atgTGGTGGAGCCAGAATCTGTTATATTTTTCATGAGACTTTTGGAAGAACTTTAGAATCTGTTGACCCTCTGGGTGGCCTTAACACAATTGACATTCTGACTGCCATTAGAAATGCCACT GGTCCCCGTCCTGCCTTGTTTGTTCCTGAAGTTTCCTTTGAGTTGCTGGTAAAAAGGCAAATCAAACGTTTGGAAGAACCGAGCTTGCGCTGTGTGGAGCTGGTTCATGAGGAAATGCAGAGGATTATCCAGCATTGTAGTAATTACAGTACACAG gAATTACTGAGGTTTCCTAAATTGCATGATGCCATAGTTGAAGTAGTAACCTGTCTTTTGCGTAGGAGACTTCCTGTCACAAATGAAATG GTTCATAATCTGGTGGCCATTGAGTTAGCTTATATCAATACCAAACATCCAGACTTTGCTGATGCCTGTGGGTTAATGAATAACAACATAGAG GAGCAAAGGCGGAACAGGTTAACCCGGGAATTGCCTTCTGCTGTGCCACGAGACAAG TCTACTAAAGCTCCAGGTGCATTGGCACCTGCTTCCCAGGAGACTGttactgctgcttctgctgaggCTGATGGCAAG AATCCTTCTGTAGGAGCAGATGCGCCTCAGGAGTCTGGAACAGGCAACTGGAGAGGAATGCTGAAACCCTCCAAAGCAGAAGAGGtatcagcagaggaaaaatccaAGCCAGCTGCAGCCCTACCTGCTAGTCCTCAAAAAGGACATGCTGTAAACCTATTAGATGTG cCTGTACCTGTTGCACGCAAACTTTCTGCCCGTGAGCAACGAGATTGTGAAGTGATTGAACGACTTATTAAATCCTACTTCCTTATTGTCAGGAAGAACATTCAGGACAG TGTGCCAAAGGCAGTGATGCATTTTCTGGTGAACCACGTGAAGGACACTCTCCAGAGTGAGCTGGTGGGCCAGCTGTACAAATCCCTGTTGTTGGATGACCTTCTCACAGAGTCTGAGGACATGGCACAGCGCAGGAAAGAGGCAGCTGACATGCTAAAG GCCCTGCAGCGAGCCAGCCAGATCATTGCAGAGATCCGTGAGACACATCTTTGGTGA
- the DNM1L gene encoding dynamin-1-like protein isoform X2 has protein sequence MEALIPVINKLQDVFNTVGADIIQLPQIVVVGTQSSGKSSVLESLVGRDLLPRGTGVVTRRPLILQLVHVSPEDGRKGAGDENEVDAAEWGKFLHTKNKIYTDFDEIRQEIENETERISGNNKGISPEPIHLKIFSSNVVNLTLVDLPGMTKVPVGDQPKDIELQIRELILQFISNPNSIILAVTAANTDMATSEALKIAREVDPDGRRTLAVITKLDLMDAGTDAMDVLMGRVIPVKLGIIGVVNRSQLDINNKKSVADSIRDEYGFLQKKYPSLANRNGTKYLARTLNRLLMHHIRDCLPELKTRINVLAAQYQSLLNSYGEPVEDKSATLLQLITKFATEYCNTIEGTAKYIETSELCGGARICYIFHETFGRTLESVDPLGGLNTIDILTAIRNATGPRPALFVPEVSFELLVKRQIKRLEEPSLRCVELVHEEMQRIIQHCSNYSTQELLRFPKLHDAIVEVVTCLLRRRLPVTNEMVHNLVAIELAYINTKHPDFADACGLMNNNIEEQRRNRLTRELPSAVPRDKSTKAPGALAPASQETVTAASAEADGKNPSVGADAPQESGTGNWRGMLKPSKAEEVSAEEKSKPAAALPASPQKGHAVNLLDVPVPVARKLSAREQRDCEVIERLIKSYFLIVRKNIQDSVPKAVMHFLVNHVKDTLQSELVGQLYKSLLLDDLLTESEDMAQRRKEAADMLKALQRASQIIAEIRETHLW, from the exons ATGGAGGCGCTGATCCCCGTCATCAACAAGCTGCAGGACGTGTTCAACACGGTGGGGGCCGACATCATCCAGCTGCCGCAGATCGTGGTGGTGGGCACGCAG AGCAGTGGAAAAAGTTCTGTGTTGGAAAGTCTTGTGGGGAGGGATCTGCTCCCACGAGGTACTGGAGTTGTCACCCGGAGACCCCTTATTCTGCAGCTGGTGCACGTTTCCCCAGAGGATGGTCGGAAAGGAGCTGGAGATGAAAACG aggtAGATGCTGCAGAATGGGGTAAATTTCTTCATACAAAAAATAAG atCTATACAGATTTTGATGAAATTCGTcaggaaatagaaaatgaaacagagagGATTTCAGGAAACAATAAG GGAATCAGTCCTGAACCCATTCATCTTAAGATTTTTTCATCTAATGTTGTAAATCTGACTCTTGTGGACTTACCTGGAATGACAAAG GTGCCTGTTGGTGATCAGCCTAAAGACATTGAACTTCAAATAAGAGAGCTCATCCTTCAGTTCATCAGCAACCCCAATTCCATTATCCTGGCAGTCACAGCTGCCAACACAGACATGGCCACCTCTGAAGCCCTGAAAATAGCTCGGGAGGTGGATCCAGATG GTCGAAGAACCCTTGCTGTTATCACAAAGCTGGATCTCATGGATGCTGGCACTGATGCTATGGATGTGCTCATGGGAAGAGTGATTCCAGTCAAACTTGGCATCATTGGAGTAGTGAATAG GAGTCAGTTGGATATTAACAATAAGAAGAGTGTGGCTGATTCCATTCGTGATGAGTATGGGTTTCTCCAAAAGAAATATCCTTCCCTTGCCAATCGAAATGGAACCAAGTATCTTGCTAGAACACTGAACAG atTGCTGATGCATCATATCAGGGATTGCTTGCCAGaactgaaaaccagaattaaTGTTTTAGCTGCCCAGTACCAGTCTCTACTGAACAGCTATGGGGAACCTGTTGAAGACAAAAGTGCTACTTTATTGCAGCTGATCACCAAATTTGCCACAGAATATTGTAATACTATTGAAGGAACAGCAAAATACATAGAGACTTCAGAGCT atgTGGTGGAGCCAGAATCTGTTATATTTTTCATGAGACTTTTGGAAGAACTTTAGAATCTGTTGACCCTCTGGGTGGCCTTAACACAATTGACATTCTGACTGCCATTAGAAATGCCACT GGTCCCCGTCCTGCCTTGTTTGTTCCTGAAGTTTCCTTTGAGTTGCTGGTAAAAAGGCAAATCAAACGTTTGGAAGAACCGAGCTTGCGCTGTGTGGAGCTGGTTCATGAGGAAATGCAGAGGATTATCCAGCATTGTAGTAATTACAGTACACAG gAATTACTGAGGTTTCCTAAATTGCATGATGCCATAGTTGAAGTAGTAACCTGTCTTTTGCGTAGGAGACTTCCTGTCACAAATGAAATG GTTCATAATCTGGTGGCCATTGAGTTAGCTTATATCAATACCAAACATCCAGACTTTGCTGATGCCTGTGGGTTAATGAATAACAACATAGAG GAGCAAAGGCGGAACAGGTTAACCCGGGAATTGCCTTCTGCTGTGCCACGAGACAAG TCTACTAAAGCTCCAGGTGCATTGGCACCTGCTTCCCAGGAGACTGttactgctgcttctgctgaggCTGATGGCAAG AATCCTTCTGTAGGAGCAGATGCGCCTCAGGAGTCTGGAACAGGCAACTGGAGAGGAATGCTGAAACCCTCCAAAGCAGAAGAGGtatcagcagaggaaaaatccaAGCCAGCTGCAGCCCTACCTGCTAGTCCTCAAAAAGGACATGCTGTAAACCTATTAGATGTG cCTGTACCTGTTGCACGCAAACTTTCTGCCCGTGAGCAACGAGATTGTGAAGTGATTGAACGACTTATTAAATCCTACTTCCTTATTGTCAGGAAGAACATTCAGGACAG TGTGCCAAAGGCAGTGATGCATTTTCTGGTGAACCACGTGAAGGACACTCTCCAGAGTGAGCTGGTGGGCCAGCTGTACAAATCCCTGTTGTTGGATGACCTTCTCACAGAGTCTGAGGACATGGCACAGCGCAGGAAAGAGGCAGCTGACATGCTAAAG GCCCTGCAGCGAGCCAGCCAGATCATTGCAGAGATCCGTGAGACACATCTTTGGTGA
- the DNM1L gene encoding dynamin-1-like protein isoform X3 — MEALIPVINKLQDVFNTVGADIIQLPQIVVVGTQSSGKSSVLESLVGRDLLPRGTGVVTRRPLILQLVHVSPEDGRKGAGDENDPATWKNSRHLAKEVDAAEWGKFLHTKNKIYTDFDEIRQEIENETERISGNNKGISPEPIHLKIFSSNVVNLTLVDLPGMTKVPVGDQPKDIELQIRELILQFISNPNSIILAVTAANTDMATSEALKIAREVDPDGRRTLAVITKLDLMDAGTDAMDVLMGRVIPVKLGIIGVVNRSQLDINNKKSVADSIRDEYGFLQKKYPSLANRNGTKYLARTLNRLLMHHIRDCLPELKTRINVLAAQYQSLLNSYGEPVEDKSATLLQLITKFATEYCNTIEGTAKYIETSELCGGARICYIFHETFGRTLESVDPLGGLNTIDILTAIRNATGPRPALFVPEVSFELLVKRQIKRLEEPSLRCVELVHEEMQRIIQHCSNYSTQELLRFPKLHDAIVEVVTCLLRRRLPVTNEMVHNLVAIELAYINTKHPDFADACGLMNNNIEEQRRNRLTRELPSAVPRDKNPSVGADAPQESGTGNWRGMLKPSKAEEVSAEEKSKPAAALPASPQKGHAVNLLDVPVPVARKLSAREQRDCEVIERLIKSYFLIVRKNIQDSVPKAVMHFLVNHVKDTLQSELVGQLYKSLLLDDLLTESEDMAQRRKEAADMLKALQRASQIIAEIRETHLW; from the exons ATGGAGGCGCTGATCCCCGTCATCAACAAGCTGCAGGACGTGTTCAACACGGTGGGGGCCGACATCATCCAGCTGCCGCAGATCGTGGTGGTGGGCACGCAG AGCAGTGGAAAAAGTTCTGTGTTGGAAAGTCTTGTGGGGAGGGATCTGCTCCCACGAGGTACTGGAGTTGTCACCCGGAGACCCCTTATTCTGCAGCTGGTGCACGTTTCCCCAGAGGATGGTCGGAAAGGAGCTGGAGATGAAAACG ACCCTGCTACATGGAAAAATTCAAGACACCTTGCTAAAG aggtAGATGCTGCAGAATGGGGTAAATTTCTTCATACAAAAAATAAG atCTATACAGATTTTGATGAAATTCGTcaggaaatagaaaatgaaacagagagGATTTCAGGAAACAATAAG GGAATCAGTCCTGAACCCATTCATCTTAAGATTTTTTCATCTAATGTTGTAAATCTGACTCTTGTGGACTTACCTGGAATGACAAAG GTGCCTGTTGGTGATCAGCCTAAAGACATTGAACTTCAAATAAGAGAGCTCATCCTTCAGTTCATCAGCAACCCCAATTCCATTATCCTGGCAGTCACAGCTGCCAACACAGACATGGCCACCTCTGAAGCCCTGAAAATAGCTCGGGAGGTGGATCCAGATG GTCGAAGAACCCTTGCTGTTATCACAAAGCTGGATCTCATGGATGCTGGCACTGATGCTATGGATGTGCTCATGGGAAGAGTGATTCCAGTCAAACTTGGCATCATTGGAGTAGTGAATAG GAGTCAGTTGGATATTAACAATAAGAAGAGTGTGGCTGATTCCATTCGTGATGAGTATGGGTTTCTCCAAAAGAAATATCCTTCCCTTGCCAATCGAAATGGAACCAAGTATCTTGCTAGAACACTGAACAG atTGCTGATGCATCATATCAGGGATTGCTTGCCAGaactgaaaaccagaattaaTGTTTTAGCTGCCCAGTACCAGTCTCTACTGAACAGCTATGGGGAACCTGTTGAAGACAAAAGTGCTACTTTATTGCAGCTGATCACCAAATTTGCCACAGAATATTGTAATACTATTGAAGGAACAGCAAAATACATAGAGACTTCAGAGCT atgTGGTGGAGCCAGAATCTGTTATATTTTTCATGAGACTTTTGGAAGAACTTTAGAATCTGTTGACCCTCTGGGTGGCCTTAACACAATTGACATTCTGACTGCCATTAGAAATGCCACT GGTCCCCGTCCTGCCTTGTTTGTTCCTGAAGTTTCCTTTGAGTTGCTGGTAAAAAGGCAAATCAAACGTTTGGAAGAACCGAGCTTGCGCTGTGTGGAGCTGGTTCATGAGGAAATGCAGAGGATTATCCAGCATTGTAGTAATTACAGTACACAG gAATTACTGAGGTTTCCTAAATTGCATGATGCCATAGTTGAAGTAGTAACCTGTCTTTTGCGTAGGAGACTTCCTGTCACAAATGAAATG GTTCATAATCTGGTGGCCATTGAGTTAGCTTATATCAATACCAAACATCCAGACTTTGCTGATGCCTGTGGGTTAATGAATAACAACATAGAG GAGCAAAGGCGGAACAGGTTAACCCGGGAATTGCCTTCTGCTGTGCCACGAGACAAG AATCCTTCTGTAGGAGCAGATGCGCCTCAGGAGTCTGGAACAGGCAACTGGAGAGGAATGCTGAAACCCTCCAAAGCAGAAGAGGtatcagcagaggaaaaatccaAGCCAGCTGCAGCCCTACCTGCTAGTCCTCAAAAAGGACATGCTGTAAACCTATTAGATGTG cCTGTACCTGTTGCACGCAAACTTTCTGCCCGTGAGCAACGAGATTGTGAAGTGATTGAACGACTTATTAAATCCTACTTCCTTATTGTCAGGAAGAACATTCAGGACAG TGTGCCAAAGGCAGTGATGCATTTTCTGGTGAACCACGTGAAGGACACTCTCCAGAGTGAGCTGGTGGGCCAGCTGTACAAATCCCTGTTGTTGGATGACCTTCTCACAGAGTCTGAGGACATGGCACAGCGCAGGAAAGAGGCAGCTGACATGCTAAAG GCCCTGCAGCGAGCCAGCCAGATCATTGCAGAGATCCGTGAGACACATCTTTGGTGA